The Skermanella pratensis genome has a window encoding:
- a CDS encoding DUF1850 domain-containing protein, protein MAASAAALCIALAGASAVEAPLARLPVEAFSLSWTHSVEKIEWREDWRITDGRLLIEEAHVRGSGAGMEVPDGARLMDGSWVYRPGVPPLDRLDLANSGFTADYRICSADGCRDLAAVTGVADRPLTLFACPAR, encoded by the coding sequence ATGGCGGCTTCGGCGGCGGCCCTGTGCATCGCGCTGGCCGGCGCTTCGGCCGTGGAGGCGCCGCTGGCGCGTCTTCCGGTCGAAGCGTTCTCCCTGAGTTGGACCCATTCGGTCGAGAAGATCGAGTGGCGGGAGGACTGGCGGATCACGGATGGGCGTCTCCTGATCGAGGAGGCGCACGTGCGCGGCAGCGGCGCCGGGATGGAGGTGCCGGACGGGGCGAGGCTGATGGACGGTTCGTGGGTCTATCGGCCCGGGGTTCCGCCGCTCGACCGTCTGGACCTCGCCAACTCCGGCTTCACCGCCGACTACCGGATCTGCTCCGCAGACGGCTGCCGCGATCTGGCAGCCGTCACGGGGGTCGCGGACCGGCCCTTGACGCTTTTCGCCTGCCCGGCCCGGTGA
- a CDS encoding TRAP transporter permease, which yields MAANTEAEILQPGQGPAETSSPLHAGPTDRSTSTGKVIFAIAVVFSLFQVYTASYTPLSSLVVRSLHVGFLLLLTFALCASLRRGRGGAFWSDWAIGILGFVIGLYHWYYENDLLLRAGDPSTTDIVIGFIGIALVFEAARRIMGIALPIVCAVFLGYALFGEYLPAPLDHRGFGFDQVIDQMFLGTEGIYGTPIFVSSTYIFLFILFGSFLERAGMIRLFTDVAMGTVGHQRGGPAKVAVVSSALMGTINGSGVANVVTTGQFTIPLMKRFGYRPAFAGAVEATASMGGQIMPPVMGAVAFIMAETINVPYVEVVKAAIIPAILYFATVLWMVHLEAGRLSLMGLPKEDCPSPLAAIREKWYLILPLAVLVYLLFSGYTPLFAGTVGLGLTVLIILGTSIATLLGPIALRLVFWVVLGFAASAFFQYGITAVYLLILALIAVNLATRGGRETLNLAVESLAEGARNALSVGVACALVGVIIGTMTLTGLGSNFVRVIVSVGEGSLFLSLVLTMLTCLVLGMGIPTIPNYIITSSLVGPALLDLGVPLIVSHMFVFYFGIMADLTPPVALAAFAAAPIARAGGLQIGLQCMRIAVAGFVVPFMAVYAPALMLQTDDPFATVYIVVKAFVSVGLWGAASIGYLRARLNVLERIWATAAAFLLVVALPITDELGLALSAGFVAFHWWRTRKVAEAPQVDRAV from the coding sequence ATGGCGGCCAATACCGAAGCCGAGATCCTTCAGCCTGGCCAGGGGCCGGCGGAGACCTCCAGCCCGCTGCATGCCGGGCCGACAGACAGGTCCACGTCCACCGGCAAGGTGATCTTCGCCATCGCGGTGGTCTTCTCGCTGTTCCAGGTCTACACCGCATCCTATACGCCGCTGTCCAGCCTGGTGGTGCGGTCGCTCCATGTGGGCTTCCTGCTGCTGCTGACCTTCGCCCTGTGCGCCTCGCTCCGTCGGGGACGCGGCGGCGCGTTCTGGTCGGACTGGGCGATCGGAATCCTGGGTTTCGTCATCGGGCTCTACCACTGGTATTACGAGAACGACCTACTGCTGCGGGCCGGCGATCCCAGTACCACCGACATCGTGATCGGGTTCATCGGCATAGCGCTGGTGTTCGAGGCGGCGCGGCGGATCATGGGCATCGCCCTGCCGATCGTCTGCGCCGTCTTTCTGGGCTATGCGCTGTTCGGCGAGTACCTGCCGGCGCCGCTCGACCATCGCGGCTTCGGCTTCGACCAGGTGATCGACCAGATGTTCCTGGGCACCGAGGGCATCTACGGCACGCCGATCTTCGTGTCCTCGACCTACATCTTCCTGTTCATCCTGTTCGGCAGCTTCCTGGAACGCGCCGGGATGATCAGGCTGTTCACCGACGTCGCCATGGGCACGGTGGGGCACCAGCGGGGCGGTCCCGCGAAGGTGGCCGTGGTGTCGTCGGCGCTGATGGGGACGATCAACGGGTCCGGCGTCGCCAACGTGGTGACGACGGGGCAGTTCACCATTCCGCTGATGAAGCGTTTCGGCTACCGCCCGGCCTTCGCCGGAGCGGTCGAGGCGACCGCCAGCATGGGCGGCCAGATCATGCCGCCGGTCATGGGCGCCGTCGCCTTCATCATGGCCGAGACGATCAACGTCCCTTATGTGGAGGTCGTCAAGGCGGCGATCATCCCGGCGATCCTGTACTTCGCGACCGTGCTGTGGATGGTCCACCTGGAGGCCGGGCGCCTGAGCCTGATGGGGCTGCCGAAGGAGGATTGCCCCAGCCCCCTGGCGGCGATCCGCGAGAAATGGTACCTGATCCTGCCGCTGGCCGTGCTGGTCTACCTGCTGTTCTCCGGGTATACGCCGCTGTTCGCCGGCACCGTCGGGCTGGGCTTGACCGTGCTGATCATCCTAGGGACCTCGATCGCCACGCTGCTCGGACCGATAGCCCTGCGCCTGGTGTTCTGGGTCGTGCTCGGCTTCGCGGCATCGGCCTTCTTCCAGTACGGAATCACGGCCGTCTACCTGCTGATCCTGGCGCTGATCGCGGTCAACCTGGCGACCAGGGGCGGGCGGGAAACCTTGAACCTCGCGGTGGAAAGCCTGGCCGAGGGTGCCCGCAACGCGCTGAGCGTGGGCGTCGCCTGCGCGCTGGTCGGCGTGATCATCGGGACCATGACCCTGACCGGCCTGGGATCGAACTTCGTCCGCGTGATCGTGTCGGTCGGCGAAGGCAGCCTGTTCCTCAGCCTCGTGCTGACCATGCTGACCTGCCTGGTGCTGGGAATGGGCATCCCGACCATCCCCAACTACATCATCACCAGTTCGCTGGTGGGACCGGCCCTGCTCGATCTCGGGGTTCCGCTGATCGTCAGCCACATGTTCGTGTTCTATTTCGGCATCATGGCCGACCTGACCCCGCCGGTGGCGCTGGCGGCCTTCGCCGCCGCCCCGATCGCGCGGGCCGGCGGATTGCAGATCGGCCTGCAATGCATGCGGATCGCGGTCGCCGGCTTCGTCGTGCCGTTCATGGCGGTCTATGCCCCGGCCCTGATGCTTCAGACCGACGATCCGTTCGCCACGGTCTATATCGTCGTGAAGGCATTCGTTTCGGTCGGGTTGTGGGGCGCCGCGTCGATCGGCTATCTGCGGGCGCGGCTCAACGTGCTCGAACGGATCTGGGCAACGGCGGCCGCGTTCCTGCTCGTGGTGGCCCTGCCGATCACCGACGAGCTGGGGCTCGCCCTGTCCGCCGGCTTCGTCGCGTTCCATTGGTGGCGGACGCGCAAGGTCGCGGAGGCGCCGCAGGTCGACCGCGCCGTCTGA